The proteins below are encoded in one region of Helianthus annuus cultivar XRQ/B chromosome 2, HanXRQr2.0-SUNRISE, whole genome shotgun sequence:
- the LOC110923393 gene encoding glutathione S-transferase T3-like, translating into MPLPIYEDEEEEVVPETQNLGDYEDDTGDDEYNVNEDADNEEDDARGKKAKMERQSWTKYQEEALAKAWVHCSTNKKKGNQQTRDGFWRRILDHYNATVGGSNRTVHQVRSKWNPMMTKINFLNGLYQQADRTRESGCNDLNVMKIALKDFQDRYPSGF; encoded by the exons ATGCCTCTACCTATTTACGAGGACGAGGAGGAGGAagtagtgcccgaaactcaaaatttgggcgactATGAAGATGACACCGGCGACGATGAATATAATGTGAATGAAGACGCCGACAACGAAGAAGATGACGCTCGGGGTAAAAAGGCAAAAATGGAGCGCCAATCTTGGACAAAATaccaagaagaggcgttggcgaaggcgtgggtacattgctctaccaacaaaaagaagggcaatcaacaaaCCCGCGATGGTTTTTGGCGTAGGATTTTAGATCATTATAACGCCACCGTTggtggaagtaaccggaccgtgcatcaagtacggtctaaatggaacccgatgatgacgaaaataaactttttgaacggcctataccaacaagcg gatcgcacacgagaAAGCGGGTGTAACGATCTCAACGTGATGAAAATCGCTTTAAAGGATTTTCAAGATAGATATCCGAGCGGTTTTTAA